The proteins below come from a single Juglans regia cultivar Chandler chromosome 12, Walnut 2.0, whole genome shotgun sequence genomic window:
- the LOC108985748 gene encoding uncharacterized protein LOC108985748, translating into MKKASVSSHNLGVLQTPRAPSRRDENAGGHKGWSSERLLLPGKSSQRHLSAASLMPFNTRRALPSKWEDAERWIYSPVSGQGIGQISHSQTQKRPKSKSDPIMPAGVVCYANYSPAMEGLEDASTMRSFLVGSPLSAGVLDADDGLFVRYGKGDIGQSHLADAKNSGVQIQSASLPEWSELLLSEPSLSGSQDEKLDGAEQTMDSCAVLRQDMATQVSHKGGINSSPRGVSSTPSFPSILETHGDSSAKVEVRNVQVDKPAKFISWSKRKIPNTTQQRSPCFKDFNNAMEAQASSWNISEAEIMSTSMLQREEAKIAAWEKSQKEKAEAAIRKLEVKLKKKRSSSMDNILNKLSMAEMKAQKMRSAVSNHEGYQIPKTSRKGVSLRKLVRMGSFRRCFTSGHAF; encoded by the exons ATGAAGAAAGCCTCTGTTTCTTCCCACAATTTGGGTGTATTGCAAACCCCGAGAGCTCCTAGTAGGCGTGATGAAAATGCTGGGGGCCATAAGGGTTGGAGCTCTGAACGACTATTATTGCCAGGTAAAAGCAGCCAGAGGCATCTAAGTGCTGCATCTCTGATGCCATTCAATACCCGAAGGGCATTGCCTTCAAAGTGGGAGGATGCCGAGAGGTGGATTTATAGCCCAGTTTCAGGACAGGGAATCGGTCAAATTTCACATTCCCAGACTCAAAAGCGGCCTAAATCCAAGAGTGATCCAATAATGCCTGCGGGGGTTGTGTGCTATGCGAATTATTCGCCTGCAATGGAGGGGCTTGAAGATGCCAGTACTATGAGGAGTTTCCTGGTGGGCTCTCCTTTGTCAGCTGGAGTATTGGATGCAGATGATGGTCTCTTTGTTCGATATGGTAAAGGTGATATAGGACAGTCTCATCTTGCGGATGCTAAGAACAGTGGGGTACAAATACAATCAGCTTCTTTACCCGAATGGTCGGAGTTGTTGTTGAGTGAGCCATCCTTGTCTGGCTCTCAAG ATGAGAAACTGGATGGAGCTGAGCAGACCATGGATTCTTGTGCGGTTTTGCGACAAGATATGGCTACCCAAGTGAGCCATAAGGGTGGCATCAACTCATCTCCAAGAGGTGTTTCTTCAACTCCATCGTTTCCATCTATATTGGAAACACATGGTGACAGTTCTGCAAAAGTAGAAGTCAGGAATGTGCAGGTTGACAAACCAGCCAAATTTATTAGTTggtctaaaagaaaaatacccaATACAACTCAGCAAAGGTCTCCATGTTTTAAAGATTTCAATAATGCTATGGAAGCTCAAGCTTCATCTTGGAATATCTCGGAGGCAGAAATTATGAGCACTTCAAT GTTGCAAAGAGAGGAAGCCAAGATCGCTGCATGGGAAAAATCGCAGAAAGAAAAAGCTGAAGCAGCAATACGAAAACTTGAG gtgaaattaaaaaagaagagatcATCATCAATGGATAACATCTTAAACAAGCTGAGCATGGCAGAGATGAAGGCCCAGAAGATGAGAAGCGCAGTGTCAAACCACGAAGGATATCAGATTCCCAAGACTTCCCGCAAGGGTGTTTCCTTGAGAAAGCTTGTGCGAATGGGTTCCTTCCGGCGCTGCTTTACCTCCGGCCACGCCTTCTAA
- the LOC108985740 gene encoding uncharacterized protein LOC108985740: MVDVDRRMTGLNPAHLAGLRRLSARAAAPSPATSLPVRNGLISFSSLADKVITHLQNSGIQVQHGLSDAEFARAEAEFGFAFPPDLRAVLSAGFPVGPGFPDWRAAGARFHLRFSLDLPIAAISFQIARNTLWSKSWGLRPSDPEKALRVARNALKRAPLLIPIFNHCYIPCNPCLAGNPIFFVDENRIFCCGLDLSDFFERESLFRSSQSDPQILKRQRSVSEKSAGSSSYFPRRSLDTGLGSTGARTPRWVEFWSDAAFDRRRRNSSSSSSSSPERFFDMPRSEIPEWVEGYMEQIGSVLRAGGWSETDISEIVQVSSSGFFEGGEMVLLDNQAVLDALLLKADRFSDSLRKAGWSAEEVSDALGFDFRPEKERKPVKKLSPELAERIGKLAESVYRS, from the coding sequence ATGGTCGACGTTGACCGGAGAATGACCGGTCTGAATCCGGCCCATTTAGCCGGTCTCCGCCGTCTCTCTGCTCGAGCCGCTGCGCCTTCTCCAGCCACGTCCCTTCCTGTTCGCAACGGTCTCATTTCGTTCTCTTCTCTAGCCGACAAGGTCATAACCCATCTTCAGAATTCGGGGATCCAGGTACAGCACGGGCTCTCCGACGCTGAGTTTGCCCGTGCAGAAGCAGAGTTCGGCTTCGCATTCCCCCCTGACCTCCGAGCCGTACTCTCTGCCGGTTTCCCCGTAGGCCCCGGATTTCCTGACTGGCGCGCCGCGGGAGCTCGGTTCCATCTTCGCTTTTCGCTCGACCTTCCCATCGCCGCTATTTCCTTCCAGATTGCTAGGAACACTCTTTGGTCCAAGTCCTGGGGCCTCAGACCGTCCGACCCGGAAAAGGCTTTACGGGTTGCCCGGAATGCCCTCAAGAGAGCTCCCCTCTTGATTCCGATCTTCAACCATTGCTACATTCCTTGCAACCCGTGTTTAGCTGGAAACCCGATTTTCTTCGTGGACGAGAACCGTATCTTCTGTTGCGGTTTGGATCTTTCGGATTTCTTCGAGCGTGAATCTCTCTTCCGCAGCTCCCAGTCGGATCCTCAGATTCTCAAAAGGCAAAGATCCGTGAGCGAGAAATCGGCCGGGTCGTCCTCGTATTTCCCACGCAGAAGCCTGGACACGGGTCTGGGGTCCACAGGAGCGAGGACGCCAAGATGGGTAGAATTCTGGAGCGACGCCGCGTTCGATCGTCGCAGGAGAAACTCATCTTCGTCGTCGAGTTCATCCCCGGAGCGGTTCTTCGACATGCCCAGGTCCGAAATTCCGGAATGGGTGGAGGGGTATATGGAGCAAATAGGATCCGTTTTGAGAGCCGGGGGATGGAGCGAGACGGATATATCGGAAATCGTCCAAGTCTCGTCTTCCGGATTCTTCGAGGGAGGAGAAATGGTTTTACTAGATAACCAAGCGGTTCTCGATGCCCTGCTTTTGAAAGCGGATCGGTTCTCCGATTCCCTCCGAAAAGCCGGATGGAGCGCAGAAGAGGTCTCGGATGCGTTGGGTTTCGATTTTCGACCGGAGAAGGAGAGGAAACCGGTTAAGAAGCTGTCTCCGGAGCTCGCGGAAAGAATAGGGAAACTGGCTGAATCGGTTTACCGGTCATGA